One Actinomycetes bacterium DNA segment encodes these proteins:
- a CDS encoding class I SAM-dependent methyltransferase, whose amino-acid sequence MSNDYLDVNRASWDERAPAHARSADYGLERFVSDPTFLSDVVRFDLPRLGDLAGMRGVHLQCHIGTDTISLSRLGARMTGLDFSPAALQEARSLVARTGDDVDFVQSDVYSALDVLEREAYDLVFTGIGALCWLPDVRRWADVVSALLRPGGRLFIREGHPMLWALDEERDDDLLLVRYPYFETAEPLVFEDEGTYVDTDATFVHNVTHSWNHGLGEIVTSLLDAGLQVTALEEHDSVPWNALPGAMRLEDGGEYRLAERPDRLAASYTLQARKPDSQVIPR is encoded by the coding sequence GTCGGCCGACTACGGGCTCGAGCGCTTCGTCTCGGACCCCACGTTCCTCAGCGACGTCGTGCGATTCGACCTCCCGCGGCTCGGGGACCTCGCAGGCATGCGCGGCGTGCACCTGCAGTGCCACATCGGGACGGACACCATCTCCTTGTCGAGGCTGGGCGCCCGCATGACCGGCCTGGACTTCTCCCCGGCAGCCTTGCAGGAGGCCCGGTCGCTGGTCGCTCGCACGGGAGACGACGTCGACTTCGTGCAGTCGGACGTGTACTCGGCGCTCGACGTCCTCGAGCGGGAGGCGTACGACCTTGTCTTCACCGGCATCGGAGCGCTGTGCTGGCTGCCCGACGTGCGGCGGTGGGCCGACGTCGTGAGCGCGCTCCTGCGCCCGGGCGGACGGCTGTTCATCCGGGAGGGACACCCGATGCTGTGGGCGCTCGACGAGGAGCGGGACGACGACCTGCTCCTCGTGCGCTACCCGTACTTCGAGACGGCGGAGCCGCTCGTGTTCGAGGACGAGGGGACCTACGTCGACACCGACGCGACGTTCGTGCACAACGTGACGCACAGCTGGAACCACGGCCTCGGGGAGATCGTGACGTCTCTCCTCGACGCGGGGTTGCAGGTGACCGCACTCGAAGAGCACGACAGCGTCCCCTGGAACGCGCTGCCGGGGGCGATGCGCCTGGAGGACGGTGGGGAGTACCGGCTCGCCGAGCGGCCGGACCGGTTGGCAGCGAGCTACACGCTGCAAGCGCGGAAGCCGGATTCACAGGTCATCCCCAGGTAG